A region of Pempheris klunzingeri isolate RE-2024b chromosome 15, fPemKlu1.hap1, whole genome shotgun sequence DNA encodes the following proteins:
- the LOC139213958 gene encoding pituitary adenylate cyclase-activating polypeptide type I receptor-like, whose protein sequence is MRGYLLTAIFLLPLVVSESEHCIIKREHEKCMERIMQHNPSNDLELVCPWMWDNLTCWQAASVGEVVMVNCPELFHDFMGPEDEMGKVGRNCTEEGWSEPFPHYVDVCFFYDNTTKPDMYYASVKALYTVGYSTSLVSLTTAMVILCRFRKLHCTRNFIHMNLFVSFILRAISVFIKDGVLYAQEDSDHCFTHTVACKAVMVFFHYCVMSNYFWLFIEGLYLFTLLVETFFPERRYFYWYTIVGWGTPTICVTVWAVLRLHFHDTGCWDTNENTALWWVIKGPVVASIMINFVLFIGIIIILVQKLQSPDIGGNESSIYLSCAQKCFSEPTQAVQHSCRMSELSTITLRLARSTLLLIPLFGIHYTVFAFSPEDVSKRERLVFELGLGSFQGFVVAVLYCFLNGEVQSEIKRKWRSWTVNRYFAVDLKQQRHPSLASSGVNGGTQLSILSKSSSQIRMSSPLAESANISLPT, encoded by the exons ATGCGAGGCTACCTGCTGACTGCAATCTTTCTGCTGCCCTTG GTGGTCTCAGAGTCTGAGCACTGTATCATCAAGCGTGAACATGAGAAATGCATGGAGAGGATCATGCAGCACAACCCCAGCAATGACCTTGAATTAG TGTGTCCGTGGATGTGGGATAACCTGACCTGCTGGCAGGCGGCCAGCGTTGGTGAAGTTGTGATGGTCAACTGTCCAGAGCTCTTCCATGACTTCATGGGCCCTGAGGATG AGATGGGGAAGGTCGGTCGTAACTGTACCGAGGAAGGCTGGTCTGAGCCTTTCCCTCATTATGTGGACGTCTGCTTCTTCTATGATAACACCACTAAACCT GACATGTACTACGCCTCAGTCAAGGCCCTGTACACGGTTGGCTACAGCACATCCCTGGTGTCTCTGACTACAGCCATGGTCATTctctgcagattcag GAAGCTCCACTGcaccagaaacttcattcacatgaacctgtttgtgtctttcatcCTGAGAGCCATCTCAGTCTTCATCAAGGACGGCGTTCTGTATGCTCAGGAGGACAGCGACcactgcttcacacacaca GTGGCGTGTAAAGCAGTGATGGTTTTCTTCCATTACTGTGTCATGTCCAACTATTTCTGGCTCTTTATTGAAGGTCTGTATCTCTTCACTCTGCTGGTGGAGACTTTCTTTCCTGAGAGGCGTTACTTCTACTGGTACACCATCGTAGGATGGG GAACTCCCACCATTTGCGTCACTGTCTGGGCGGTTCTGAGGCTCCACTTTCATGACACTGG atGCTGGGACACAAATGAGAACACTGCCCTCTGGTGGGTGATCAAAGGACCAGTTGTGGCTTCTATTATG ATCAATTTTGTCCTCTTCATTGGAATAATCATCATCCTGGTCCAGAAGCTGCAGTCTCCTGATATCGGAGGGAACGAATCAAGCATTTACCT CAGCTGTGCTCAGAAATGCTTCAGTGAGCCCACACAGGCTGTTCAGCATTCGTGCAGGATGTCAGAGTTATCCACCATCacact GCGTCTGGCGCGCTCCACTCTCCTGCTCATCCCCCTGTTCGGTATTCACTACACCGTGTTCGCCTTCTCACCTGAGGACGTCAGCAAGAGGGAGAGACTGGTCTTTGAACTGGGGCTGGGATCCTTCCAG GGCTTTGTTGTAGCCGTCCTCTATTGTTTCCTCAATGGCGAG GTGCAGTCGGAGATCAAGAGGAAATGGCGCAGCTGGACGGTGAACCGGTACTTTGCTGTGGACCTGAAGCAGCAAAGGCACCCTTCGTTGGCCAGCAGTGGAGTGAACGGCGGGACTCAGCTGTCGATCCTCAGCAAGAGCAGCTCCCAGATACGCATGTCCAGCCCGCTGGCGGAGAGCGCCAACATCAGCCTCCCCACCTGA